TGCTAAGTTTGAAAGTCGTGTTAAACATGAAACTGGCTTTTAGTCTTTAAGACTGAATCATCTAAAACCCTAATACAAGAgcagtataaatattttttgtcgaTTTCTATGTGAAGAGTATGTGTGACACGTTAGTATATTTATACGGGGGTAGTTGGGTGGTCACGCTTCTACGGTAATATTTTAAACAGCAATTTCACATAATACAAAGTTTTAATAATTGAAGAGTCGGTCCACACTGGATGACATATTGTaagttttgatattttcatCAGTATACGCAAATGGTGAACTCTGGAACGTAAAACTCAATCCTATTATTTCTAAATTCATATATCGACGAGAGCTGCAATGATGTGAATGTAACTCTTTCGCGGCaggattttcaaaaatttctttaCAAGTTTTGATTCGTCAATGGTTTCACCAAGATATGCTGACTTGGATGAAATATCTGAAAGTCTATCCACAAACGCATCAATTGTGTCAGTTTCTTTCATCTGATCAAACTCAGCTATTAAAGTTTGCAACCTAGCTTTATTCACCCTATCGGCTCCAACATGTCATGCATGTATTGCATCCCAAACTGCTTTGGAGGTGTCAAGGTCTCCTGCATGCAAAATCAAGGCTTTTGGTATAGATTGAAATAATAACGCGATCGCCATATTGTTCTTGTCTTCGTCTTTATAATTACTAGGATCTATGGTTTCCAATACTTTGATTACCTTAGAGCAATTTTCATTCGCATGGATCAGGCCGTATAATTTGCAGAGTTTAGCATATGGCACTCAATAGAGGAAGAACCGATCTCTTTGGATTTAGTTTCAACTGCCATGGTTCGAATTTGtcaaagctctgataccaaatctaGAACGTAAAACTCAATCAACTAATGAGAATAATTCTTTTATTATTAGCTTAAGGAAAATAACACAAAACCTTAACTTCTAATCTCACAAGTTATATACCACAACCTTAGCATCTCCTTATATAGAGAATTAGGTAACTCCTAACCTCAATAGGTAATACATAattggataatttttttaatcatgtATATTTAGATATCTCCTAGATATACTTAACTTGACAACCAAGTTATTCCAAGCTTCCCATGAACATTATTAAAGAGGATGCAGGGTGGTATAAAACGGTGTGATAAACATTTCAGTCATGAACACAATCTAAAGCTCAAAGATGATGACCTTGTCTATGATGAAAGCAATCGATGGTCAGGAGTCAGAATATCCTCATCCATCCTACATATGTACACACGAATGTGACTTCGTTTTGCATGAAGTTTCTGATAATCTTCATACAAAGAAAAGTTCATCCCTCACGTACACCCTCACCGATTGACTCTATCTACTACCCAAAACATTCTCTATTGTATATGTAGCCAACAACCTTCTATGGTTTCGTATACGTGCATGAAGGTTTTATAATTATGTACGAAGTGCTTCGAACGTTGAGGGATACATCCAGGAAAGTCATTCGCATGAGCGACTAAGCATTTTAAAGTGTCCAACAACTTGCTCAAGCTGCGCGCAAAATAGATCTATTATGCTTCCGTTTACTGGTAAATGTGAAGActtctttttatgttttggcTCTGCTACTCCGCCCAAATTGTTAGTAAGGCACATATACGACAAATACCCCCTGTCGTTGCAGTACATCGAGCATTCACGTGGAGATTATTGGTGCGAGATATGCGAGAAGAGAACAGATCCAGAGACGGCCACGTTGACACCAGTGTTCCGCCTACTGTGAAGGTCCATCTATCTTTAAGAAGAATGACATGTTTTTCTGTTCTTTGAATTTTATGACGTACCATGTAGAAACTCATGTTCTTGACAACTTTGATAGACTTTCTTATTGATTTAGGTTAAACCTTATACATTGATACACAAACGATAGTTCATAAGCCTAATGAGAATAGGATATATCATAAGTAGAATGGTAGTTATCCTACAAGAATAATGGAAATAGTATATTATATCATTATCCTAATATGACTCCTAATAGTTTTTTGTTCTTTGAATTATATGGTGTACATTGTACATTCAGAAGTTTAGATAACAATAGTATTTTCAAATGAACGGACTTCAGCCTAACAATAGTAAAACATTCATGTTTTGGACTCCATATTgaaatgtattaaaacaattatcacaattttttttgtggcCTCGTTCTATATAAACCTCATCATTCTATTACATCCAATATATTTTTCCTTCAATAATATGTGGCTTTGATAATCAAAGTTTAATTTGATAATAAGCAATGTGGTTTGTGTCAACTACCGTACTACCTTCCCAATAGACGCAAGACCATATAATGAATGCACTGGGAGAAAAAGATGCGCCGGCGGACGACAAGATCCCTCGTCTACCCATCCACGTGTTGTTGCCGAGAGTTCACGTGCGTCCATGTGAAGCTTTTGGTGCGACGCCTCGATCGTAACTTCCGTTTACTTCATTAAAAAGTTGGTCAGTCTTAAGTGTATTTTAATAACTACTAGGTAATAATCCGCACTTTGCgcgaaataaaattattaattttgttattttttaaaataaaaaaatattaggtttatttaatttggatattactttggttttaagttaatttttggtttttaatctattaaaatatgactatcattctaaatcaatatttattttatttatttggttaaaatgtttgaagttttttgattttttagatgATAGccaaaaactattattatttgtttgattttatgTTATATGAGTTTTAGACAGTCCTGATATCGAACcaatgatttcatattataatttctaaatgcatgaaaaataaaatcaaatttagatAATAATTGGAAAAAAAAGTATTAAGACAAATTATTTCATTACAATTTGGTCGATGGTGAAATGaaacattgaaaaaaaatattccaacTTTCAAGAGAATTAAAATCCTCACTTGTagtgaatatttatttatatgtgcTCACGTCAATGTGCACATGTACGTAGAGCTGAGAAAAAAATAtctgtaaattttgatttgatttgttatcATTCTCGATTGAAACAGAATAATCTGGATATTCGTAGCTCTACGaagaaaaacaaatactaatatgCAATATCAGTAAAAatgaagcaaatcacaaatactaattttgaaaaatggATATCTGATCCGatccgttatatgcatatatatatatatatatttcatgaattaattatataagttatataaatattatattttatataagtctACCAtattatttactaaatttatttaattagttattagtattcaaaaaagtaaataagtttttttttgtaataaaattttattattttatactatttagatttttattttatttttatggacCGAATCAAGTACCaactaaaaatctaaatttttccAGATATCCGGGACACCGAATATCCAGAAAGctacgaatcgaatcaaatcgGATAATTAGTTATTTAGACGAAATAGATCGGATCACAATACCTCCAAAACCATGAATATCTGATTCGTGTCCACATctacatgtatgtgtatgtaaaaatatatatataaatgattgataaatatttaaaaataccattagttaaattaaaagatatttttgttcaaaatgacacatgaaagataaaagatatatttaaaaatcttttGTCAACAATTGATTAATGCTAATATTTCATTCAACATGGTTAAGTTAATGGATTTTAGACGATTATCGTAATTTTTCTAGAAATGAAGAGGTTGATGGAGAAGGATTGTAGATGCTGTACACATccatttttctttctaaaactttttttgtaaagcgattatgttttcttttaaaactttaatttataacaaaaaaagtaaGCAAATTTATGATAGTTCTAGAAATCAATTTTTTACAGttttcatttactttttttttatgtctttgaaaataaatctacagtaaaataaaataaaatcacaacaaaaaattacagcctaatttataaaacaaactacataaAGTTACAGTATCAACCAATCATACACgaaggatgacaaaaaaaaatcatacacgAAGAATAGTATAATAgtatgatttttattattttttatcaacgCTGGTTCAATGTACCAGCCGTCTCGAATACTTAGGAGGACATGTTTCGTGATATAAAATACTCTTAACTAAAATTCACCAACAAAGCTGCATTGGTGCAATTAATATCTAATGATTATGACTCCATGTATAATTAATCTCATTGAATAGAAAATGTTATCTGCAAATCGATATCTGAAACCAATAATTTGTGAAAATGGATAACCCTTGTCTCGCATATGTTTCTATACTAAAGTACATAAATTCATTTATCTATTTTTCACTCACAAATTACATTATCAGTTTAAAGAGTAATCCAACATAGacattgttttttgtttaaagAGTAATCCAACAAATTACAAGTCGTAAAAAATGAATTTCTAACATCCAAATCCAATCAATAATTATATCCAATATAGTAATTAGTGTCTTATCCCAATATAAAAATgccaaaacttaagaaaaagtGGACCAATTAGTGAATCAAAacagcatataataaaaacaaattaaatgttaaagaaaaaatattgttcttcaacaaaaaaaaaatcatgaacttAAACATTTTTCTTGAATATGTCATAAACTTCAACCATAACGGAAATGAGCCGACCTAATGTTCTTCTTCAGATTAATTTATGAATACTGATATGGAATGATTTTTCATTCTGGGAGTTCAGAAAGTAAGTTTGAATATTAAGGATTAATGTATCTGAAACAAATAACAATAAAACTTGTGGCAAGATAAATAAGTTATTCCTCCTATTTATTTTCTAACATTCAAGTCACAAAACCGGGTGCAACGCAAAAATAACATAAGGAAGAAACCATTTAAATTCGAGTAAGGTTCCATATAATCCGATTAGTCATTTAGTAAGAGTGATCGTGGTTGCGGGAGTCGCAATCACTAGTCATGCGTTCTTTGTTTTACTAACTTTTTAGTTAAAGCTTTTTCTATGGGCTTGTTTTTcaatccttttcttttttttttttttgctaaacttgTTGCTATCTTTTTCGAACTTGTGGATTAAAATCCATATTCTGTAATGTtgtttatgtttaatttgaaaaactttagccaaattttttttataagaatgaAGTCTACATTTTGAAGGTGTTAATAGAATTCTATGATATTTCAGATTATGACCTGATTTTTTTGTGGGTTAATCTATACCTTTTACCTTGTTTTGATCCCTAAAGTTATTTGTATTCTGACAAACTTCTTTGGCGCATACGGCCATCAAAACTGAAATTTGCATATCCATCATATTTCTATCAACTTTTGCCCTTTCTAATACTAACACCATGGTAAATTTAACCTATTAaacttttaatgattatttactAATTACTGTTTCTATAAACTGAACTTTATACGTATGACGATATGAGCCTTTCATAGGATAGGATTATAGGAATATAGTGGTAAAGCGTGGCCCAACAGTCCTCTTGGttcttttaaaaatcttttatgGAGccacaaaaacttaaaaatgtataCCACATTCAACCAAAAATTGGATTTATTCACactttcatataaaaataaaactattcaCAGTAAGAGACATCagtcaattttatttttaaaaattttgaactcAAGATTCATCGAATATCGAATATGCCCAGAATTAGTGTGATGGCCCTATGTGTTTATGACCCTACTATTAAATAGCTCAAACTTGATAGCATAGAAATAAACAAATACACAACCGAGTGTATAATATAATCCACTAACTAGTGCTCAGAAGCGGCTCTCTACTTAATTACAGTAGTTAGCCTTTTCCTAAACAAACAATtacaacaaaacaaagaaaagaaagcaaagaaacaagaaacatTGCTTTAGAGGGAACATCGCAAGATCGAGAAGTGTAAAAAAGTTAACTTTCCCATTAAACGACGAACAGatttctattttcttattaatttcttcCTCTCTTGTCTTCGTCATTCACctgaagaaaaaaacagaggagagaACGAGCAGAAGCAGCTCTATACCTTTCTTTAatcgtttctctctctctctctataagacATTGATGGGATCGGATCTAGAAGACTAACTCGTtaacgaagaagaaagattCTCGATcaacgtcaaaaaaaaaagcaggtTATTTCAAAAACGTTTCTCTTTGTGAAATTTTCGCGGGAAAAAGACTCAAAAACGCTTTTTTTTCTCGGCGGTTACTTAGAATCGTTGTAGTTGATGAAGTTTAAGCAACCTCCTAATCTTTGCTGTGTTTCCTTTTATCTGAATATAAAAATCGTTTCTTTATCTCACTTTTTTCGCTTTCTTTCCTCTGTTTTGAAGCATCGAACACCTTCAATGGATCCTTCAATCGATCAcgcttcttcatcttcaaaaCCAAGAATCACTCAAGCTAAATCCAAACCCTCCGTTACATCACGTTCCATCGACTCAAGAGCCACCAAGAAACAAGAACCGCCATTAACAGCAACAGAAACTTCCCCTGAAGTTTACGAACAACACTCTGTTTCATCTCACATCACACAGAAGACGAagcataagaagaagaaacaacccGAGCCTAGATTCTACCCGAGCCCAACCAACACTTTCTACACAGCGCCTCTCTACACAGAAGCCAAGCAGAGCTTCAGCGACTGCGCGAGCACGCTCAACGTCGGAGGCATCGATCTCGAGAAGATGGGTGTGTTAACGTACAGAGGAAGCACGGGGAGCGACGAGAGCAGCTCGAGCGGGTTGAGCAACAGCGCCGGTTACAAGCCTCACAGAGCTAACAACGACAAGCGTTGGGTCGCGATACAGGAGGTAAGGTCTCGGGTCGGGTCGTCTCTTGAGGCTAAAGACTTCAAGCTTGTGAAGCGGCTTGGAGGTGGCGACATCGGGACTGTTTACTTAGCGGAGTTGATAGGGACGGGAGAGACTTTCGCTGTGAAGGTGATGGAGAAGGCGGCTATTGCGGCGAGGAAGAAGCTTGTGAGGGCTCAGACGGAGAGGGAGATACTACAGTCGTTGGATCATCCGTTCTTGCCTACTCTGTATTCGCATTTCGAAACGGAGAATCATTCGTGTCTGGTTATGGAGTTTTGTCCCGGTGGTGATTTGCATTCTCTCCGGCAGAAACAGCCTGGAAAGTACTTCCCGGAACACGCTGCTAGGTAATAGAACTCAAACTCAAAACTGCGGTTTGCGTTTTAACAGTTTAGTGTTTGCATTCTCGCGGTTTGACGTTTGCGTTTTGCTGAAAAAACTGCGGTTTAACGTTTGCGTTCTCGCGGGTTAACGTTTGCATGTTGCTGAAAAAGCTGCGATTTTGATGTTGGTTTGAGTTCTCGTGGTTAAACGTTTGCGTTTTCCAAAAAAGTGGCGCTTGTGATGTTTGTGTTGCGTTCTCGTGGTTAAACATTTGCGTTTTGCTGAAAAAGTGGCGCTTGTGATGTTGGTTTGCGTTCTCGTGGCTAAACGTTTGCATTTTGATGAAAACGTTGCGATTTTGATGTTGGTTTGCGTTCTGGAGGTTTAACGTCTGCGTTCTCGCGCTTTATCGTTTGCGTTTTACTGAAAAGTAGCTATATTGATGTTGGTTTGCGTTCTAACCGTTTAACGTTTGCCTTTTACTGAAAAAGTTGCGATTTTGCCGTTAGTTTGCGTTCTGGAGGTTTAATGTTTGCGTTTTGCTGAAAAAGTTGcgattttgatgtttttttgtgCAGATTCTACGTTGCAGAAGTGCTTCTAGCGATGGAGTATCTACACATGCTAGGGATCATATACAGAGACCTTAAGCCAGAGAACGTGTTAGTACGTGAAGACGGACACATAATGCTATCAGACTTCGATCTCTCCCTAAGATGTTCAGTCTCTCCAACCCTAGTTCGATTCGCAGCGACCACCACACTCGAATCCAAACCCTCAAGCTACTGCATCCAGCCGAGCTGCATCGTCCAGCCAGACTGCATCCAGCCAGTGTGCTTCACTCCACGGTTCTTATCCAAAagcaagaacaagaagaaactAAACGAGTCGGCGAGGCAAGTCAGACCACTCCCGGAGCTCATGGCTGAACCGACAAGCGCACGGTCCATGTCCTTCGTCGGAACACACGAGTACTTAGCGCCAGAGATCATCAAAGGAGAAGGGCACGGAAGCGCGGTTGACTGGTGGACGTTCGGGATATTCCTGTACGAGCTTCTGTTTGGTAAGACGCCGTTTAGAGGAGACGTGAACAGAGCGACGCTGTTTAACGTGGTTGGACAGCCGTTGAGGTTTCCGGAGCATCCTAGCGTGAGCTTTGCGGCTAGGGACTTGATCAGAGGGTTGCTTGTGAAGGAGCCTCAGCATAGGTTGGCTTATAGAAGAGGAGCTACTGAGATTAAGCAGCATCCTTTTTTTCAGAGTATTAACTGGGCTTTGATCAGATGCACTAACCCACCTCAGGTTCCACAGCCGCTGAAGATTCTGGATAATGCTCAGAGTCAAGGACATGGTTGTAGCCGTAGTCAAGGAGATGGTAAGCCGCCAACTGTTGTTGTGGATGTGAAGCCTTCTGGTAATTATTTGGAGATTGATTTCTTCTGATTTTGTCTGTCTTTCTCATTCTTGATTCTACGACGGCGTGTATGTTAGTCAAGTGTATAATGATTTTTTGCTTTTTGGATTTGTCTAGACTTTGGTCTGATGTGTGTTTTATCTTACTGGATGACTATGTTTGTGTCTTCACATTATGGTGACGTTGTACATATTGGAAACAAGTTTCCTTTAATCCAAGAATGGAAATGTTAATTTGCTTGTCAatcaagttttattttgtaaaatcgCAAAAGTATTAGTATTTCTCtttaagtatataaaataatctaaaattttGAAGGAACCTTTTTTAGTTGgaataattttgtatatattaaatcaacatTAGTCGTTAGAAATTTTGATTGGATGAGTAAGTTTATTGGCTTTGTGTGATTTACATGGGGAAAAAAGGCTCATGTTTGTGAGCATTTAGCAGCGAATCTGCACATACACCAAAATACGagaaataaaatgtaaattacAAATCTCAAAAGAATGTCTAGTAATTGTTCAATTACGAGCTAGGAAAAGACTAGTTGGGAGGATCTTCAATCATTTTgagcaaatttatttttatctgtcGCAATCTGAATCGATGTAATTAATACACATATCACAAGTTACCTAAAGGAGTAGAGGTTCTGTGTACTCGCCTTAGAGCATCCACATCAATGAACCCCCTCTTGGGGTtcatctttttagttttttattattaaaatttgtttctttttctttttggtttttaaaaaaaaaaaaaaaaaaaaaaagttagaccAATTGCGGGCCGCCACGACACGTGGGgcccgcgctacagtgatgaactTTAGGAGAGAGGGGTTCAACCAAGAGAACTTTAAGAGAGAGAGGGTTCATGggattgaattattttattattttttttttcttggtttttgTGTGAATTCCCCCCATGAACCCTCAATGGGGGTGCTCTTAACTCCACTGATACAACGTCTTTGATTTGCCTACATTAACCATTTGAGTCCACACATCGGTCCAAGATTGATCCACAATACATCAGTTTGGTGGATATGGGGGTACTCTAGAAACCAAATGAGATTGGAAATCAACCATTTCTTCTTCACATTCCTTTTGATTTGCTTACTACTATGCACCATCGCTTTAATCGAAAGATATTTGTGGCAAGATttcttttcaattaatttttttttatcaaagaaatattttttttaaaaaaagaggaaatgtgaaaatatagaTACAAAACCAGTAAAAAAACttcttaaatttatttctaaagtagaatatatttttgtgaaaaaacaACTGTCCGGGTTATAGTCAGACAATTAACATGCAAAACGGATTTAATATTCTTAACtgatcaaaaaaataatcaagAGTATTGGTCTAACTAAAGTAATCGTCAGTCACTGACGCAGTTTGACGGACGAGTAAAGTGGTAGGTAGGTTAGCAAACGAAAGACGGTGAGATGCGGTAGGTACAATGCTTATATCACCAACCAGTCATTTTAATTTCAGGCCCAATCTGCGTGGGGATGGGAGCGACGGTTGTTAAGATTACACGAATATAAACcaaacttttcttttattttcgtaaATATAAATGATAACGAAATTTCTAACACCTTCATTTCGATCCCTTCGCTTCTTCAAATCTCCTCTCTACTTCTGCAAAACCCTAAACTACTCTTCGATGGCGGAGGTAGAGAGCAACGTTAACGCTGCACCGGTCTCGGACGACGAGCTCTACGGATTTAAACGGCAGGAGATGTACACCGGCACACTCGCCGGCTCCGTTGCTCCGTACGGTCGCCACGTTTTCCTCTGCTACAAGAGCCACGAGAGCTGGCTTCCTCGCGTCGAAGCTGAAGGTCTTCCGCAGCGTTTCGCTAAGTCGTTCAAGGATCGTAGAGCTGATTTCGCTGTTAAGGTATATACACTAACCGTTTTGAGATTCGTTTTCCGTAGCTGCTGATTGTTGAAGCGTTGTGTTGTTGTTAGACGAACTTGACGGTGTGTGGTGGAGGTGAATCGGATGGAGATGTGTTGATTTTCCCTGAGATGATCAGATACAAGTGAGTTTCGATTCTCAGCTTGGTAGTTCGATTTCTATGGACCGTTAGgattgattgatttagaaactGTAGATACTTAGATTCTAGGTCTTTTAATTGTAGAGATGATGGTGTTGAGCTCGAGATTAGATCTGAGAAGCTAGTTTCTGATCATTCTGTTGATGTGCACTTACGTTCTTGATCACTTTAATTAGCAATCGTCGTTGTTTCTTTCTCTTAGGGCGATTAAGATGAATCGGATGGAGATTTGTTGATTCGAATTCATGTTTGATTGTTCGATTTGTATGGACTGTCACCATTGATTGATGTAGAAACTGTAGATAGTCAGATGATGGTGTTAAACTTGAGATTGGAAAAGTTAGTTTCAGATCAGGCTGttgataattgtttttggaTCTTGTAGCCATTTTGGTTCTCATCCTTTGTACACTTGCTTTCTCTTAGGGCGATTAAGGAGACTGATGTGGATGCTTTTGTGGAAGATGTGCTTGTTAATGGGAAACCGTGGACCTCTGGGGTTCAGGAGGAGCTATCAGGTTcctttgtgtttgtgtgtgctCATGGAAGCCGGGACAAGAGATGTGGTGTTTGTGGACCAGCTCTTATGGAGAAGTTTGACCAGGAGATTGGCTCGCGTGGACTCTCTGGGAAAATCTTCGTTAAGCCGTGTTCTCACGTCGGTGGGCACAAGTATGCTGGAAACTTGATTGTTTTTAGCCCTGATTCAGATGGAAATGTTTCTGGCCACTGGTAAGAAAATGTCTTTTATAAGTCAGAAAGGAAATTGAACTGTAACAGGGGATCTTATGCATTATTGAATGGTCTTGTTATTATGTAGGTATGGCTATGTGACTCCTGATGACGTGCCTGCAATGCTTGATCAGCATATTGCAAAAGGAGAAATCATACAAAACCTTTCCAGGTCTGTTTTCCTGCTTCTTGTTTTCTAGCTTGTTGCAGATATATCTCAGTTAAATCAGCCTTACATTTCCTCGTGTATATGGTATAAAGTTTTATATCTTACATCCATGCTTGTAAACTTTGCACTAGATGTATACCTTCGTCGTGTTTAAACCGATAATGCTTTTTGAGAAAACTTTTGTTTGCTAGTGAGAATTGCAAGTCCGTATTATGTCTAGCCAGTATGATACTGCAAGGAATTGCTAGAATCACAGTGAACAAGTTTCTCCTTATAGACAGCAAATGGTAACATGTAATGTGTACTTTGGCTGAGGTTTTTCTTTGCTGAACTAGGAAGCTCATAACTCTTCACTCACTAACTttagctaaaaaaaaattgtcaaggG
This genomic interval from Brassica napus cultivar Da-Ae chromosome A6, Da-Ae, whole genome shotgun sequence contains the following:
- the LOC106349244 gene encoding serine/threonine-protein kinase D6PKL3-like isoform X2, with the translated sequence MDPSIDHASSSSKPRITQAKSKPSVTSRSIDSRATKKQEPPLTATETSPEVYEQHSVSSHITQKTKHKKKKQPEPRFYPSPTNTFYTAPLYTEAKQSFSDCASTLNVGGIDLEKMGVLTYRGSTGSDESSSSGLSNSAGYKPHRANNDKRWVAIQEVRSRVGSSLEAKDFKLVKRLGGGDIGTVYLAELIGTGETFAVKVMEKAAIAARKKLVRAQTEREILQSLDHPFLPTLYSHFETENHSCLVMEFCPGGDLHSLRQKQPGKYFPEHAARFYVAEVLLAMEYLHMLGIIYRDLKPENVLVREDGHIMLSDFDLSLRCSVSPTLVRFAATTTLESKPSSYCIQPSCIVQPDCIQPVCFTPRFLSKSKNKKKLNESARQVRPLPELMAEPTSARSMSFVGTHEYLAPEIIKGEGHGSAVDWWTFGIFLYELLFGKTPFRGDVNRATLFNVVGQPLRFPEHPSVSFAARDLIRGLLVKEPQHRLAYRRGATEIKQHPFFQSINWALIRCTNPPQVPQPLKILDNAQSQGHGCSRSQGDGKPPTVVVDVKPSGNYLEIDFF
- the LOC106349244 gene encoding serine/threonine-protein kinase D6PKL3-like isoform X1; translation: MKFKQPPNLCCVSFYLNIKIVSLSHFFRFLSSVLKHRTPSMDPSIDHASSSSKPRITQAKSKPSVTSRSIDSRATKKQEPPLTATETSPEVYEQHSVSSHITQKTKHKKKKQPEPRFYPSPTNTFYTAPLYTEAKQSFSDCASTLNVGGIDLEKMGVLTYRGSTGSDESSSSGLSNSAGYKPHRANNDKRWVAIQEVRSRVGSSLEAKDFKLVKRLGGGDIGTVYLAELIGTGETFAVKVMEKAAIAARKKLVRAQTEREILQSLDHPFLPTLYSHFETENHSCLVMEFCPGGDLHSLRQKQPGKYFPEHAARFYVAEVLLAMEYLHMLGIIYRDLKPENVLVREDGHIMLSDFDLSLRCSVSPTLVRFAATTTLESKPSSYCIQPSCIVQPDCIQPVCFTPRFLSKSKNKKKLNESARQVRPLPELMAEPTSARSMSFVGTHEYLAPEIIKGEGHGSAVDWWTFGIFLYELLFGKTPFRGDVNRATLFNVVGQPLRFPEHPSVSFAARDLIRGLLVKEPQHRLAYRRGATEIKQHPFFQSINWALIRCTNPPQVPQPLKILDNAQSQGHGCSRSQGDGKPPTVVVDVKPSGNYLEIDFF
- the LOC106349245 gene encoding uncharacterized protein LOC106349245 codes for the protein MITKFLTPSFRSLRFFKSPLYFCKTLNYSSMAEVESNVNAAPVSDDELYGFKRQEMYTGTLAGSVAPYGRHVFLCYKSHESWLPRVEAEGLPQRFAKSFKDRRADFAVKTNLTVCGGGESDGDVLIFPEMIRYKAIKETDVDAFVEDVLVNGKPWTSGVQEELSGSFVFVCAHGSRDKRCGVCGPALMEKFDQEIGSRGLSGKIFVKPCSHVGGHKYAGNLIVFSPDSDGNVSGHWYGYVTPDDVPAMLDQHIAKGEIIQNLSRGKMGLTPEGEEAVKEDEHKIPNGNGVQVEKKGFTGGCCQGANGVSCCQEQTPEPVKKEGSVKNWFRSIEKEELLLGAAAVGAVATIAVAYSIYRKSG